In the genome of Lathyrus oleraceus cultivar Zhongwan6 chromosome 4, CAAS_Psat_ZW6_1.0, whole genome shotgun sequence, the window TATAATCATCAAGGAAGTTGTACAAAACAAGAAAACCCAACTTGTCGGTATAATGCTATCGGGATATTTAGACCTTTGTTTTTGGATTCAAATATTTCTGTTTCACTTGGATATTATTCCAAAGTTTTTTGAGTAGAATTGATAATTTGATATTATTGGCAAAAATAACAATACTAACATCATTATAAAATTTTGATTCAAGTGTTACGTCGACAGGCGAACAAAACGACAACCTGCCAAAAGAAGTGAACGTCGACAAGACAACTGAACTACAGAACAAGTGGTTCATGAATCATGATATTTATCAACCGTTTATTTTTCTTTCCTAAAAATACCCCATCTTTCTCTATATTACACCCTCCATTAAATTCTTTCATTTCCCTCACCAATCAACACACTACGCAGTAACCTTGTAAACCACAAAATGACAGACTCCATAACTGGTACTAATTTCATAGCAATAGCAACCTGGTTTGCACCTTCACCCCTCTTCATCCTTGTAAACCTTGTCATCGGTACCATAGCTCTCGTTTCTTGCTTCAGTGCTGCACCCAAAATCAAAATCATCCAACGAGCCAAGTCCTTTAATCCCCGTCACTACTACAACCACCAAGAACCAGCATCTAGTGTTACACAACCCGAGTCAGTATCCGAGTCTACTCAACCCCTACTCGTTCAAACACCAACCCTGTTAAAGCAAGTCGTATCCTTCAATCTCTCCCTCCATAAACTTGCGCCAGTTAAAACACATTACCTTCAACCCGATACCGAAAACTCGTCTGCGGGACTGAATCTAAAACCGATTAGTGATTCGGGTGATGATAAGAACAAGGTGGAGTTGAAGAGATCGGTGAGCGAGAAGGAGTGTTCGATGACGTTGGACTGGGAGGAGGAAGAGGATGAAGAAACGTTGGAGGGAAGGAGGCCTTCGACGGCGATGGCCAGAAGTGAAACGACGACGTGTAAAGAAGATGAAGGGGTTGACGCAAAAGCTGATGATTTTATCAACATGTTTAAGAAGCAACTGAGATTGCAGAGGCTTAATTCTTTTGTCCGATACAGAAACACACTTACACTTCCATCCTTTGAATAGTGAACGTTGTTCATAGATAAGATGCAAAATAATATTCATGAAAGAAAAAGAATATTGTTATAAAAAAGAACtatgattttattttatcaaCATGTTTGATTTGGAAACTAGTTTAGGAGAAATTTAATACAATATTATTTCACTATTAATAACTACGATATTTTGTTCAAGTAGGCTTTGGTAGATTTTTTAGGGATGTTACAAGGGAATTTGAATATCCTGCCGGTAGAGTTTTCATCACTTTTCAAAGTCACACATTAGAACCCACTTTGGTTTCTTGTAGGAGCCAAGGTTTCTTGACCATAAAAAAAAACCTAACCATCATTTTCATTGGCTCTCAAGAAAAATACATTCGAAGATATGTCATTAAAGTTGATAG includes:
- the LOC127138635 gene encoding pathogen-associated molecular patterns-induced protein A70, with amino-acid sequence MTDSITGTNFIAIATWFAPSPLFILVNLVIGTIALVSCFSAAPKIKIIQRAKSFNPRHYYNHQEPASSVTQPESVSESTQPLLVQTPTLLKQVVSFNLSLHKLAPVKTHYLQPDTENSSAGLNLKPISDSGDDKNKVELKRSVSEKECSMTLDWEEEEDEETLEGRRPSTAMARSETTTCKEDEGVDAKADDFINMFKKQLRLQRLNSFVRYRNTLTLPSFE